The stretch of DNA ATCTTGTTTCTTACCTAAATTTATTAGGAAAAAAACACAAatttgcttctcgtggaagcaCGCAGATTTGCTTTCGCAAGAAGTAAAGTCGTGCTTCTCGATAAAGGAAAAAAAATCCGGAATGGTGCTTCCGGTTTCCTGTATTTTTTCTTCAATTTTTTCGGTATTCGTTTTTGTTGTTGGTATTTCATGTTTTCTTTTTTTGGATTTCCATTTTTTCATGAATTTTTCGTTCAAACTTATTAACATggtatctagtttcaaagatctcgatgTGAGAAGTCCCACGGTAAAAACGGTTCGAGACTTGGGCgcacgatttaagagataaaacgatttgggcgcacggtttaagagataaaacgttttgaataaaacgCATTTATGCAAAAATGAAACCACTCAGGTCATGATAAGGGATCCATATGCAGTGTATCACATTGTCAGCGCGTGAGAGATCTAGGGAAAAAGAATACCTAATCATGAGGATCCTCCAGAATCTTTTCACATTCAAGTAATGCATCTTGATTGCAGCGGTTTCAACCTATGATTTATAAATAGCTTCAACACAAAAGACAAAACAATCTCTCCAACGCATAAATGGTTGTGAGTTTACGTGGTTTCGGACTTGGTACAACCTCAAAACACCTTCCCTTTGGTTTGCACGACCAAAAAATTATTCTGAAGGTCTACAGAAAAGATTAAAAAAATATGAATCACTTGTCAGCGTGTGAGAAGATGAGGAGCGAGCTTTGCAAAGGTAACCCTCGACTTTTTTTTTGCGAATTGGGAATTGAGGTAACCCTCGAGTTGTGATTTCGAAAAGAACGCGAACCCGAGAGGGGAGAGAACCAAACAGGCCCAACCAAGTGCTGGGCCGCCTGCCTAATCCAGGGCAACAGCACGACGTCCACCCATTCCGCCGACGCGTCCAACGAACCAACCAAAATCGCGCTGCTCCCACCTATCACGTCGCGCCCGGCCGTTCCTTCCATCCAAAACCTAAACCCCACCCCCACGCTCTTCCCAAGGCCGAACAGATAGCATTTCCTCGAACACATCGCCTCGTCCCTCCTCCATGGCCACCGCGTCGCTCTCCGCTCTGTCCTCGGCGGCCGCCGCCGGCGGCAAGCGCTTCGTCATCTCCTCCCCGTCGCTCTCCTTCGCCTCCCGCCGCATCGCCGCCCCAgcccgcctccgcgccgccgccgtcccgggGGCGAGGAGATTCGCGGCTTCCGCGGCATCGGCATCCACGGTCGTGGCCACCATTGCGGTCGGCGACAAGCTGCCCGACGCCACGCTCTCCTACTTCGACCCGGCCGACGGCGAGCTCAAGACGGTGACTGTCGGGGAGCTGACTGCAGGGAAGAAGGTCGTGCTCTTCGCGGTCCCGGGCGCCTTCACCCCGACCTGCTCGCAGAAGCACCTGCCAGGGTTCATCGAGAAGGCGGGCGAACTCCGGGCCAAGGGGGTGGACACCGTGGCGTGCGTCTCGGTGAACGACGCCTTCGTGATGAAGGCGTGGAAGGAGAGCCTCGGCCTCGGCAAAGACGTGCAGCTGCTGTCGGACGGCAACATCGAGCTCACCCGCGCGCTCGGCGTGGAGATGGACCTCTCTGACAAGCCCATGGGGCTCGGCGTGCGGTCCCGCCGCTACGCGCTCCTGGCAGACGACGGCGTCGTCAAGGTGCTCAACCTGGAGGAGGGCGGCGCCTTCACCACCAGCAGCGCCGAGGAGATGCTCAAGGCGCTCTGAGCCGCGCCTGCTCTGCTCCTTGCCTGAGTCGTGTCTAGTGCTCCGGAGTAGTGAATAATAATCCGACGAACTGTTGCTCGTGTGAGTGTCCTTCGATGCGTCGACATCGTGGAGaggattttgttttgttttgttgagaATTGCGTGCTGTCCATGTGCTCGATGAAATGACTTGAATTTTTCAAGGCGTCGTACTTGTTCTTAGCATTGTCAGTGGTAAAGCCTTTGCTGAGATGTTTACATAGCTCGCgtacaaaatactccctccgtcccataatataaatataagagcgttttttacactatatttagtgttaaaaacgctcttatattgtgCTGAGATTGAAAGCAGCTAAGATAGGTACGGATGCGATGAAGGGGGTTTCAAAGTTCTGATGAAGGGTGTTTCAAAGTTCTATAACAAGAGATGGAAAGTTTGGATGCAGACCAACTGGTAGCAAATAGTGTATCTCTCTTTTTTGCACTGCATGAAGACACCGAGCAAAACCTATTTGGACCGTCGATCCATTTACACAGATTAGCTAATTGTCCGTGCGTTGTGCGCATACTTATTATAGTGATTCAATACTAATTATATCAGACATATGCCTTACACACACTATATTTAAGATTTTGATCACATTTAACTTGATTTAAGTATAGGTAGAGAATGCAAGGAAAGTTTTGATTTAGTTGAGGCTTTGTTAAGTTTTAAtttgatttgggtatttataggggaGGAAATGAAAGTTTTGATTTAGTTGTGACATTGAGTTAATGCGGGACGTGATTTTAGTAAAGTATCGATTATGTTTAGATTATTCCAAGTTACTCTATTTATGTTGGTTTTAATTTTGTGCAGCATTGATTGAGACTACAAAAAAATCAACATAAAACATAGAAGGAAGGGGGTCGTGGGGAGGAAAATCCAAGGGAGAAAGGGAGGCGACGGAACCAactccctttaatagtagagatagcCGTTGCAAACCCTATTCTATTTAGAGCATTCATGACATGCGCTTGTGCAAGCTTGTACTCCACACAAAACCTCGAAACACCTTGATCGAATATTCCAAACAACGTGCATAGGTGAGCTAGTGTCGGTTAGAGCCCCTGGATATTTGTGGTTGGACCATTCAAACCATTTGCAAGTTGTCTCCTTGCAGTTTAGTCAGAGCATCTGAGTTGATCATTTGGATGCCTCCGAGCTACACGAAAAATGTGTGCAACGGTCAGATTTTTTGGGTTCAGCCTAATNNNNNNNNNNNNNNNNNNNNNNNNNNNNNNNNNNNNNNNNNNNNNNNNNNNNNNNNNNNNNNNNNNNNNNNNNNNNNNNNNNNNNNNNNNNNNNNNNNNNNNNNNNNNNNNNNNNNNNNNNNNNNNNNNNNNNNNNNNNNNNNNNNNNNNNNNNNNNNNNNNNNNNNNNNNNNNNNNNNNNNNNNNNNNNNNNNNNNNNNNNNNNNNNNNNNNNNNNNNNNNNNNNNNNNNNNNNNNNNNNNNNNNNNNNNNNNNNNNNNNNNNNNNNNNNNNNNNNNNNNNNNNNNNNNNNNNNNNNNNNNNNNNNNNNNNNNNNNNNNNNNNNNNNNNNNNNNNNNNNNNNNNNNNNNNNNNNNNNNNNNNNNNNNNNNNNNNNNNNNNNNNNNNNNNNNNNTCAAGATCTTCATTtcagcgcgcgcgcgtgtgtgtccaCTACTCCAAAATTCATGCCATACCTTTCTTTTGTTTGCTTTCAGGCATACCATTCAAATACACAACCTTGTCTTGTCCAAGGATCCATTCAATGAGCGTTTGAACGTGGAGAAGAATATCTTTTGAAGCGCAAGCAAAGGTTCATCGCAAAACTACATTCTCTTGTTATTTGGGAGGGTGTGCATCTCATACATTCGCTAGGTGTGCTTGGGGGGCCTTCAACGTGTGAATGAACCAAGAAGTTTATGAGGCATTGAAGATTGCCTACTATGTGAAGATCTGACATTAGTGAGGCTATACCTTCTGGGTCGTAAGCCATGGTGAAAATTTTTGATTGCCCTCCACGGTCCATTCATGCATGTAATCCTACATGGACATAACAACGAGACCTTGATGATTTGAAGTTTCCATCAACGTGGACTAGGATAGCGCCAACTGAACCAGGGGACAACAATATCAGGCCTCTACGTGTTTGCAACCTGTAATCTCATATCCCTTTATTTTACTTCCAGGTTTTGCTTTCGCTCTTTACTCTTGTGTAGGCTTGCATAAAGTGCTTTAAGCAACCACTAGCTAAGCTTAATATTTGTCAGATTGTGATAATAGTTTAGTAGTCTATTCACCCCTTCCCTCTAGACTCACAATTATCATACACCATAGATGATATGTCAAAAAGGTAGAGACAACAATTGGCTCTATTATTAGCCAACTGACGTGTAGAAAACCATTAGTGTCCTTGGTAGGGTTTACAGTCTCTAACTGTCCTAGCCTTGAAGGAGCCTTGGCTTGAGCGCCAAGATGATGCCCTATTCGGAAGCCGGGCCTTCTAGCGATCGAAAAACCCATCCAATAGCTAGGCTCTGAGGCTAGCCCAGCAATGGGCTTCCAGGACAACGGGCCACCCCCGATATAATGTACCGTCAGTATCCCCTGAGTTCATTTGGATTTTTTGTGATTAGGCCTTCTCGAAAAAATCTTGGCAGGTTCCTTCCATGCGAAAATGGCTAGATGAATCCAGCTTCTGGTTGCCCACCTTCGGGAACCTCTAGGCTTCATGTCTCCCAACTTCGCGGCCTCACGGCTTCATGGCTTTGAACTTCTCAGCCTCGCAACTACGTGACTTTCTGTGTCACGGCTTCCTAGATTTACAACTACCGATTGAGTGCACATCAAGTTGTGACTGGCATGTCATATGAACCGATGTGCCACTGCCGCCTGCTTTGTCATGTGCCATCATTGTTGTCGTAAGGACAGAGAGACAGACAGTCGACTCCGCTTTGACCGCCACGTCATGATTATAGTGCCTAGATCCCCGTGCCTATATCTCGTGTAGTGGGAAACTTCGCAGACAAAACATGACACATGTTGACTTCCCAAGGCCGTCATTTGGGTTTCTCGGAGGGATATAAAGAGAGGAAGCGAGAGTCATTCTCCCAGTTTCCCCTATTCATCTTGTAGATCCACCTTTGATTATTCTTTCTCCACAAGAAGCACTATTGCCGCAAGCTCTCGCCTTTCGAGCTCCCACTCCCcccatggctttaaagaaagtgttgCCTTGGAGACAAtctgaaagttttagagagtcattttattctgttgtgtgcttttaaaaagttttaaaacaaaaaatatagaggggaacctaaacCTTTTCAAAAGGATAAGTGAAAGTGAGAAGGACGAGCACCATTGAAGTGGGGGATATCCTTGAActcttgttcatgcccatggaaactttatgAATCTTGAATTATGGAAACTTTTCAACAACAAAAAAATATCCCCTTGTAAAAATCTATTATATTGTAAAAATATGTGCCAAGATTTATCTTTAGGAATTTTTAAACTACTTGTTTGCTGTGTGTTGTGGAAAAACAGAAATCTTTTCTGTAGTATTTGAATTTTCGTAATTTAATGGAATATGGAAAAATTATGAAATTTTTACACAGTACTGCTATGCAAATTTTTTATTACGCCAtaatttttcagaagttttggagttacacaagtatATTTTTCATTTGCATctatacagactgtcctgttttcaaAGATTGTTCATTATAGTTTCCTTATCCGCTTATGTTTGAAATCTTGTTGAGCCCCATTGATTTGGaagccatagaattgtgatagtaTACAATGGGTAATGTTtgattataattatacaataatgctACAACAAGACATGATGGGGTTTGATGTTATTTGTACTAATCCCTCTAATAAGAAgtttggttaagttttgtgtggatgaagtgttcgaagatcgaggaggtatcgATATGAGAAGAACAAGGAGAGGAAAGTGttcaagcatggggatgcccagGGTGCcctaagtaaatattcaaggagactcaagcgtctaagcttggggatgccccagaaggcatccataTTTCTTCCTCAACAATTGTCCGTATGTCTCtgattttgttttgttcacatgatatgcgtataTTCTTGGAGTTTCGTGTGCTTTTTAATTTTTACTTTAATGATGCACCATGAtgatatgagatagtccttggttggtttataaaatgctctttgcacttcacttatatcttttgagtatgactttatagaatgcttcaagtgcttcacttatatcatttgaagtttggatgcaCATTCATctacatttgaaaaaaaatgttatttgtagaatgctcttttgcttcacttatatttatcaaA from Triticum dicoccoides isolate Atlit2015 ecotype Zavitan chromosome 6A, WEW_v2.0, whole genome shotgun sequence encodes:
- the LOC119316510 gene encoding peroxiredoxin-2E-2, chloroplastic-like — protein: MATASLSALSSAAAAGGKRFVISSPSLSFASRRIAAPARLRAAAVPGARRFAASAASASTVVATIAVGDKLPDATLSYFDPADGELKTVTVGELTAGKKVVLFAVPGAFTPTCSQKHLPGFIEKAGELRAKGVDTVACVSVNDAFVMKAWKESLGLGKDVQLLSDGNIELTRALGVEMDLSDKPMGLGVRSRRYALLADDGVVKVLNLEEGGAFTTSSAEEMLKAL